The Impatiens glandulifera chromosome 8, dImpGla2.1, whole genome shotgun sequence genome includes a window with the following:
- the LOC124913193 gene encoding L-ascorbate oxidase homolog translates to MGITKILLIITTIVGLIISNDTVRAESPYRFFTWNITYGNINPLGITQQGILINGKFPGPDIYSVTNDNIIVNVFNNLPEPFLISWNGIQQRKNSFEDGVYGTTCPIPPGKNFTYIMQVKDQIGSFFYFPSLAFHRAAGAFGGFRILSRPQIPVPFPEPAGDFTVLIGDWYKTTHSKLKAILDGGHKIGFPDGILINGKGPNKESFTFARGKTYRMRISNVGLQNTLNFQIQGHVMKLVEVEGTHTMQNTYSSLDIHVGQTYSILVTADQPPKDYYISISTRFTNKTLKTIAVIHYENSSNSLSGIFTKAPTTVNWSMDQARSIRTNLTASGPRPNPQGSYPYGSINVTRTIMLVSSSAQVHGKQRYGVNSVSFVNADTPLKLADYFHIKGVFRVGSIPDEPSHKTMSLETSVMGADYRSFVEVVFQNEENILQSWHLDGYNFFVVGMDEGKWSQASRSQYNLKDAIWRCTTQVYPKSWTAVYIALDNVGMWNMRSEFWARQYLGEQFYLRVYTTSTSTRDEYRIPKNALLCGKAEGSEI, encoded by the exons ATGGGTATTACGAAGATCTTGTTGATAATAACAACAATTGTTGGTTTGATCATCTCTAATGATACTGTTAGGGCTGAAAGTCCTTATAGATTTTTCACTTGGAACATCACTTATGGAAATATCAACCCTTTGGGCATTACTCAACAa GGAATTCTGATAAATGGGAAATTTCCTGGTCCTGATATATATTCAGTAACCAATGACAATATCATCGTTAACGTCTTCAATAATCTGCCGGAACCGTTTCTCATATCTTG GAATGGTattcaacaaagaaaaaattcATTTGAAGATGGAGTATATGGAACCACATGCCCAATTCCACCAGGCAAGAACTTCACCTACATTATGCAAGTAAAAGATCAAATTGGCTCTTTTTTCTACTTTCCATCTCTGGCCTTCCATAGGGCGGCTGGAGCCTTCGGCGGCTTTCGTATCCTCAGCCGCCCTCAAATCCCGGTTCCTTTCCCTGAACCCGCCGGCGATTTTACAGTCCTGATCGGAGATTGGTACAAAACAACTCACtcg aAACTAAAGGCAATTTTAGATGGAGGTCACAAGATTGGATTTCCTGATGGAATCTTAATCAATGGAAAGGGACCTAACAAGGAATCTTTTACATTTGCAAGag GAAAGACTTATAGAATGAGGATTTCCAACGTTGGACTACAAAATACAttgaattttcaaattcaagGCCATGTCATGAAGCTTGTTGAGGTTGAAGGGACGCACACGATGCAAAACACATACTCATCCCTCGATATCCATGTGGGCCAAACGTATTCTATCCTCGTGACAGCTGATCAGCCTCCGAAAGACTACTACATCTCGATCTCAACTCGATTCACCAACAAGACTCTCAAAACCATCGCTGTGATTCACTACGAGAACTCCAGTAATTCATTGTCTGGGATATTCACAAAAGCTCCCACTACGGTTAATTGGTCAATGGATCAAGCACGTTCCATTag GACTAATCTTACCGCTAGTGGACCTAGGCCTAATCCACAAGGCTCATACCCTTATGGTTCTATCAATGTTACGAGGACCATCATGTTAGTTAGTTCGTCGGCACAAGTTCATGGCAAACAAAGATATGGGGTTAATAGTGTGTCTTTCGTTAACGCTGATACACCACTCAAGCTAGCGGACTATTTTCATATTAAAGGAGTTTTTCGCGTTGGAAGCATACCCGACGAGCCATCACACAAAACCATGTCTCTTGAAACATCGGTCATGGGGGCCGACTATAGATCTTTTGTTGAGGTTGTGTTCCAGAATGAAGAGAACATTCTCCAAAGTTGGCATCTTGATGGATACAACTTTTTTGTTGTTGG AATGGATGAAGGCAAATGGAGTCAAGCTAGCCGAAGTCAGTACAATCTTAAAGATGCGATCTGGCGTTGCACAACACAG GTTTATCCCAAGTCATGGACCGCGGTTTACATAGCACTCGACAACGTGGGAATGTGGAACATGAGGAGCGAGTTTTGGGCACGTCAATACCTCGGGGAACAGTTTTATTTACGTGTTTACACAACCAGCACATCGACTAGGGATGAATACAGGATTCCAAAGAATGCCCTTCTATGTGGTAAAGCagaaggaagtgaaatatga